Proteins found in one Vallitalea guaymasensis genomic segment:
- a CDS encoding protein-glutamate methylesterase/protein-glutamine glutaminase, translating to MKKKILVIDDSAFMRRVISDIIKSDSRCEVIGTAKNGKEGIAKIKELNPDVVTLDIEMPIMNGLQMLEQLKVLNLNVPVIVMSTLAIEGRQETIKALELGAIDFVTKPQNIFKVNTEEMKNRLIEKLLMAVNINNSGMAQLKPIESIEKRSKPFNQTRKKGCLCKNKIVAIGCSTGGPRALQYVLPYLPSNLDAGIIIVQHMPAGFTKSLADRLNQLSDIHIKEAEDGDVIENGTAYIAPGNYHMKVIQDSNCKMIIRLSKDEPLRGHRPAVDVMMNSLVDVNIKDLTGVIMTGMGSDGTEGLDNLKKSHKIHIIAQNEETCVVYGMPKAVVAKGIADEIVPLESISDSILKKVGVL from the coding sequence ATGAAGAAAAAAATACTCGTTATTGATGACTCTGCATTCATGAGAAGAGTTATATCTGATATAATTAAAAGTGATTCTAGGTGTGAGGTAATAGGAACTGCAAAAAATGGAAAAGAAGGGATTGCAAAGATAAAGGAGTTAAATCCAGATGTTGTAACCCTTGATATTGAAATGCCGATTATGAATGGTTTACAGATGCTAGAACAACTAAAAGTTCTTAACCTTAATGTTCCAGTAATTGTAATGAGTACTTTAGCTATTGAAGGAAGACAGGAGACTATTAAAGCACTTGAACTTGGAGCAATTGATTTTGTTACTAAACCTCAAAACATATTCAAAGTCAATACAGAGGAAATGAAAAATAGGTTAATTGAAAAATTATTAATGGCAGTTAATATTAATAATTCAGGAATGGCTCAATTAAAACCTATTGAATCAATTGAAAAAAGGTCAAAACCATTCAATCAAACCAGGAAAAAAGGCTGTTTATGTAAAAATAAAATAGTTGCTATTGGTTGTTCAACTGGTGGACCTAGGGCACTTCAGTATGTCTTGCCATATTTACCTAGTAATTTAGATGCAGGGATTATTATTGTACAACATATGCCAGCAGGATTTACAAAGTCTCTAGCTGATAGACTTAATCAATTGAGTGATATACACATAAAAGAGGCTGAAGATGGTGATGTGATTGAAAATGGTACAGCTTATATTGCACCAGGTAATTACCATATGAAGGTAATCCAAGATAGCAATTGCAAGATGATTATAAGATTATCAAAAGATGAACCTCTTAGAGGACATAGGCCAGCTGTAGATGTAATGATGAATTCTTTGGTTGACGTTAATATCAAAGATCTTACAGGTGTAATCATGACAGGTATGGGAAGTGATGGAACTGAAGGTCTTGATAATCTTAAAAAAAGCCATAAGATTCATATAATCGCTCAAAATGAAGAAACATGTGTTGTATATGGAATGCCCAAAGCGGTTGTTGCTAAGGGTATTGCTGATGAAATAGTACCATTAGAATCAATATCAGACTCAATACTTAAGAAAGTGGGGGTGCTTTAA
- a CDS encoding flagellar brake protein, which translates to MTHKALALGDKVEVSRLKFNTNETYKNEKVYVSIIQDINDDEIIISAPVENGKIIPLEVGASYILSIYTKGGLYKCKSSVKNRYKKKELHLITMEVNSAMEKSQRRQYFRLECILSILFADINEDTWSEGLIVDISGGGLRFTSKKKMEAGSTLKCKLNLNSKSKVDTIELKGNVILSDIVDFETMKYETRIMFDDISNEDREKIIKFIFEEERKRRKRKKGL; encoded by the coding sequence TAATACAAATGAAACTTATAAGAATGAAAAAGTATATGTTAGTATTATACAAGATATTAATGACGATGAAATAATAATATCTGCTCCGGTTGAAAATGGAAAAATTATTCCTCTAGAGGTAGGAGCATCTTATATCTTATCTATATATACTAAAGGTGGATTATATAAATGTAAGTCTTCAGTTAAGAATAGGTATAAGAAAAAAGAGTTACATTTGATTACAATGGAAGTTAACTCTGCAATGGAGAAAAGCCAAAGAAGACAATATTTCAGGTTGGAATGCATTCTTTCAATTCTTTTTGCAGATATAAATGAAGATACATGGAGTGAAGGACTAATTGTAGATATAAGTGGTGGAGGGTTAAGATTTACTTCTAAAAAGAAGATGGAAGCTGGATCTACATTAAAATGTAAATTAAACTTAAACAGTAAAAGCAAAGTAGATACTATAGAACTTAAAGGTAATGTAATATTATCTGATATAGTAGACTTTGAGACAATGAAATATGAAACAAGAATTATGTTTGATGATATTTCAAATGAGGACAGAGAAAAGATAATTAAATTTATCTTTGAAGAAGAGCGCAAGAGACGAAAGCGAAAAAAAGGACTGTGA